From one Triticum urartu cultivar G1812 chromosome 3, Tu2.1, whole genome shotgun sequence genomic stretch:
- the LOC125542428 gene encoding polyubiquitin-like translates to MQILVDTVAGETISLKVDPSDTIYIVKAKIKDKQHLTFKGEQLDDGRTLADYGVRDGSTLGLHLHPLHEKMQIHVVETLTGRAMNLAVTTSDTVDNVKAKIHKWHGFPKDQQCLIFANRQLDDDEEEGRTLAGLNIRNDATLLLVLHSRCPRGMMKIYVKTLRQNFYNLEVRSTDTVYNVKEKIWAAEGIPPCQQSLIFDGKKMKDDRTLAHYNIQMYEVLYFVLNLRG, encoded by the coding sequence ATGCAGATTCTCGTGGACACTGTCGCCGGCGAGACGATCTCCCTCAAGGTCGATCCATCAGACACCATCTACATCGTCAAGGCGAAGATCAAGGACAAGCAGCACCTTACCTTCAAGGGGGAGCAGCTGGACGACGGCCGCACGCTGGCCGACTACGGCGTCCGTGACGGATCCACTCTTGGCCTCCATCTCCATCCGCTCCATGAGAAGATGCAAATCCATGTGGTCGAGACACTGACTGGCAGGGCCATGAACCTTGCAGTCACGACCTCAGATACAGTCGACAATGTCAAGGCCAAGATTCACAAGTGGCACGGTTTTCCCAAGGATCAACAGTGCCTCATCTTCGCCAACAGACagctcgacgacgacgaagaagaaggcAGGACCCTGGCGGGCCTCAACATCCGCAACGACGCCACCCTCCTCCTCGTCCTACACAGCCGGTGTCCGAGAGGGATGATGAAGATCTACGTCAAGACACTACGGCAAAATTTCTATAATCTTGAGGTGAGGAGCACAGATACCGTTTATAATGTCAAGGAGAAGATTTGGGCTGCGGAAGGCATTCCCCCGTGCCAGCAGAGCCTCATATTTGACGGCAAGAAAATGAAGGATGACCGTACCTTGGCACACTATAATATCCAGATGTATGAAGTTCTCTATTTTGTGCTCAACCTACGTGGTTGA